One stretch of Podospora pseudoanserina strain CBS 124.78 chromosome 4, whole genome shotgun sequence DNA includes these proteins:
- a CDS encoding hypothetical protein (EggNog:ENOG503P14Y; COG:S), which yields MLKMKTGLVVLMVLLPWVDGFGWRAERRPSAPAVDTNERRSALLQQDSRHSDIYTRALNELQEMESEPLCHRVAARLLVNNCELVDGKNEATMLTDSGRQLRDFVDSYAASLAICDLERGSFKIPNECAKFREPSLTQIAMRSEPQLHVTPSEIGLCLSALAASDAAWSTWVSYRHKALRFCEAARADNEKDQNILLYQRLTQVIAKLTDGVEAELQKRMDDLDNRARQSMENLDRLVPKVDELGEGLSRLESYLSGDLDFAMRKATESMQDNLENAEGLQKLLGLLFANVLDGSSRAAHAHETSLQQTKRVNDGMGALIDIVSTAMASSASLSQQIQFQNQQAAALAQRQDALEQGVDRILAATEKLSDEVEDHTSMLKQAKNITNEILDALEETAAAALTVNESMFKTATTKSWWPFLVCPSASLVLGSYGMPPSMLRNFGLLAFGEAIGFLVSSYGDLTTQFSITVDAFGDYVMPSELASKFDANNTDSTDLTNLTDTATEASSL from the exons ATGCTAAAAATGAAGACCGGTCTGGTCGTACTTATGGTGCTCTTACCGTGGGTCGATGGATTTGGATGGAGGGCCGAGAGAAGGCCGAGTGCTC CAGCAGTTGATACAAATGAACGCCGCTCTGCGCTTTTGCAGCAAGACTCGAGACACTCAGACATTTACACGAGGGCGCTGAACGAGCTCCAAGAGATGGAATCGGAACCGCTATGCCATCGCGTGGCAGCCCGCCTACTCGTCAACAACTGCGAattggtggatgggaagaatGAAGCTACAATGCTGACTGACAGTGGCCGGCAACTGCGAGATTTCGTCGATTCTTACGCGGCTAGCTTGGCGATTTGCGATCTAGAGAGGGGCAGCTTCAAGATACCAAACGAATGCGCCAAGTTTCGTGAGCCATCCTTGACCCAAATTGCGATGCGGAGCGAACCTCAGCTTCATGTCACGCCTTCGGAGATTGGACTGTGTTTGTCGGCGCTGGCAGCTTCGGATGCAGCTTGGAGCACGTGGGTGAGCTATCGTCATAAAGCATTGAGGTTCTGCGAGGCGGCAAGGGCGGATAATGAGAAGG ACCAAAACATCTTGCTGTACCAGCGTCTTACCCAGGTCATTGCCAAACTTACCGACGGCGTCGAAGCCGAGCTGCAGAAACGGATGGACGACCTCGATAACCGTGCCCGGCAATCTATGGAGAATCTTGACCGACTCGTGCCCAAGGTAGATGAGTTAGGAGAAGGCCTGTCGAGGCTTGAGAGTTACCTCTCGGGTGATCTCGACTTTGCGATGCGAAAGGCCACCGAATCTATGCAGGACAATCTCGAGAATGCGGAAGGTCTTCAGAAGCTACTGGGTCTTCTCTTCGCAAATGTTCTCGATGGTAGCTCCCGAGCGGCCCATGCTCATGAGACCTCGCTCCAACAGACCAAAAGGGTCAATGACGGCATGGGTGCCTTGATAGACATCGTCTCAACTGCGATGGCCTCATCCGCCTCACTGAGCCAGCAAATT CAATTCCAAAATCAACAAGCCGCTGCATTGGCCCAGCGTCAGGATGCCCTTGAACAAGGAGTTGATCGCATCCTTGCCGCCACCGAGAAGCTGTccgacgaggttgaggaccATACATCCATGCTCAAGCAAGCAAAAAACATTACGAACGAAATCTTGGATGCCCTCGAAGAaaccgccgctgccgccttGACCGTTAACGAATCAATGTTCAAGACCGCAACGACAAAAAGCTGGTGGCCGTTTCTTGTCTGtccctcggcctcgctgGTACTGGGATCATACGGAATGCCACCTTCGATGCTCCGAAACTTTGGGCTGTTGGCTTTTGGTGAGGCCATCGGCTTTTTGGTGTCCTCATATGGCGATTTGACAACGCAGTTCTCTATCACTGTTGATGCCTTCGGGGATTATGTCATGCCGTCAGAGTTGGCATCAAAGTTCGACGCCAACAACACGGATTCCACGGATTTGACAAACCTCACAGACACAGCAACGGAGGCATCCTCACTCTAA
- a CDS encoding hypothetical protein (EggNog:ENOG503PYF6), with product MPSSSNTRARKTPRYLRSRVLNTPFKRRPKHNGQGTGKSTVHSLTTNSDICAFSWLDSATDEEPVSYPLHTRSSRAENGPTFLTPNRYELRSRTTQQHRDILSARNRATSPSNTNTNTNTCSDTSNSNARSSIPADTSPTSGASSRPPSSASICSTSNSRLASDFSLAHTSLATSQKRPRETSPEPLSTAIIRERQRKLLQEQAELNHKAIEEYHRTGDTRVFAPFLAPFVKEDENGKRRKLGEWKWDRDVERHYKEDETTKTRIWAPVEDSFL from the coding sequence ATGCCTAGTTCTAGCAACACCCGAGCCCGGAAAACCCCTCGCTATTTGAGATCGCGAGTGCTGAATACACCGTTCAAAAGGCGCCCCAAACACAATGGCCAAGGGACCGGGAAGTCGACTGTGCACTCCTTAACCACCAATTCGGATATATGCGCATTCTCATGGCTGGACTCGGCCACTGATGAGGAACCAGTATCATACCCACTTCATACACGAAGTTCTCGTGCTGAGAACGGGCCAACCTTCCTAACACCGAACCGTTACGAACTTCGATCTCGTACGACACAACAACACCGTGATATTCTGAGTGCTCGAAACAGAGCAACATCACCGTCCAACACGAataccaacaccaacacgTGTAGCGATACGTCCAACTCCAATGCCAGATCCAGCATACCAGCTGATACTTCACCTACTTCTGGGGCCTCATCTAGACCACCATCATCGGCTTCAATCTGTTCAACTTCTAATTCTCGTCTGGCTTCAGATTTCTCTTTAGCCCACACCAGTCTAGCTACCTCTCAGAAACGCCCACGAGAAACGTCTCCCGAGCCATTGAGCACCGCAATTATACGCGAACGGCAGCGGAAGCTTctccaagaacaagcagaGCTGAATCACAAGGCCATCGAAGAATACCACCGAACCGGTGACACCCGAGTCTTTGCTCCTTTTCTTGCCCCCTTCGTCAAAGAAGACGAGAatgggaaaaggagaaaacTGGGTGAATGGAAGTGGGATCGCGACGTGGAACGTCATTATAAAGAGGATgagacgacgaagacgaggatcTGGGCTCCTGTTGAAGACTCCTTTCTCTAA
- the MRPL6 gene encoding 54S ribosomal protein L6 mitochondrial (EggNog:ENOG503NUY2; COG:J): MLASNTTRRALASCSSSSTATAVLPSFLVPALQTSAPRRTFSATANRPSKLGRNPISIPPGVELQVGDLFVKKDVTTYLQTKKRKVVVKGPLGQLELDIPSFVKLDHDAEGRKAVLTVEDKEQKKQMEMWGTTWSYLNNYIMGVSEGHTAVLRLVGIGYRATVEPRPALEEYPGQQFVCLKLGFSHPVEMGLPLGMKASAPQPTRVLLEGIDKEQIMSFAAKIRRWRVPEPYKGKGIFINDETIKLKAKKIK; the protein is encoded by the exons ATGCtcgcctccaacaccaccagacGAGCACTCGCCTcgtgctcctcctcctcgacagccacCGCAGTCCTCCCCAGCTTCCTCGTACCAGCCCTCCAGACCAGTGCGCCCCGACGAACATTCTCGGCCACAGCGAACCGGCCGTCAAAGTTGGGGAGGAATCCAATCTCTATCCCTCCCGGAGTAGAGCTTCAAGTGGGGGATCTGTTCGTCAAGAAGGATGTGACCACCTACCTGCaaaccaagaagaggaaggtggtcGTGAAGGGGCCATTGG GCCAACTGGAGCTCGACATCCCCTCCTTCGTCAAACTCGACCACGACGCCGAGGGCAGGAAAGCAGTCTTGACCGTGGAAGAcaaggagcaaaagaagcaaaTGGAGATGTGGG GTACTACCTGGTCCTACCTCAACAACTACATCATGGGCGTATCAGAAGGCCACACTGCTGTCCTCCGCCTCGTCGGTATCGGTTACAGAGCCACAGTCGAGCCCCGCCCCGCCCTCGAAGAGTACCCCGGCCAGCAGTTCGTCTGCCTCAAGCTCGGTTTCTCCCACCCCGTCGAGATGGGCCTCCCCCTCGGCATGAAGGCCAGTGCGCCCCAACCAACCCGCGTCCTCCTCGAGGGTATCGACAAGGAGCAAATCATGTCCTTTGCCGCCAAAATCAGGAGGTGGAGAGTGCCGGAGCCGTACAAGGGGAAGGGCATTTTCATTAATGATGAAACGATCAAGCTCAAGGCAAAGAAGATCAAATAA
- the ALI1 gene encoding putative NADH-ubiquinone oxidoreductase 30.4 kDa subunit, mitochondrial (COG:C; EggNog:ENOG503NVZQ), producing the protein MASKLCRSRALASAFRPTTSSIAAPMVRCFANTARSNVAVPKDAPNPRELPRDQIGTLKAAPVNPADKYQAKADAMHKYGAWLMGCLPKYIQQFSVWKDELTIYICPSGVIPVFSFLKYNTSAEFTMVSDITAVDFPTRDQRFEIVYNLLSIRHNSRIRVKTYADEASPVPSLTPLYDGANWYEREVYDMFGVFFVNHPDLRRIMTDYGFEGHPLRKDFPLTGYTEIRYDEEKKRIVTEPLELTQAFRNFEGGSSAWEQVGSGVDVTPETFKLPTPKPEPPKEEKK; encoded by the exons ATGGCCAGCAAGCTCTGCAGAAGCAGGGCTTTGGCCTCGGCTTTCcgaccaacaacctcctccattGCGGCGCCCATGGTGCGGTGTTTTGCCAACACTGCCCGTAGCAATGTCGCCGTTCCCAAGGACGCCCCGAACCCCCGCGAGCTTCCCCGCGACCAGATCGGTACCCTCAAGGCCGCCCCCGTGAATCCTGCCGACAAGTACCAGGCCAAGGCGGATGCTATGCACAAGTATGGCGCCTGGCTTATGGGCTGTCTTCCCAAATACATCCAGCAGTTCTCTGTGTGGAAGGACGAATTGACCATCTATATCTGCCCCTCTGGCGTCATCCCTGTCTTCTCTTTCCTCAAGT ACAACACCTCTGCCGAGTTCACCATGGTCAGCGACATCACCGCCGTCGACTTCCCCACCCGTGACCAGCGCTTCGAGATCGTCtacaacctcctcagcatCCGCCACAACTCCCGCATCCGTGTCAAGACCTACGCCGACGAGGCCTCTCCCGTTCCCAGTCTTACCCCCCTCTATGATGGCGCCAACTGGTATGAGCGCGAGGTGTATGACATGTTTGGTGTGTTCTTCGTCAACCACCCCGATCTCCGCCGCATCATGACAGATTATGGCTTCGAGGGTCACCCCCTGCGCAAGGACTTTCCCCTTACCGGCTACACTGAGATTAGGtatgacgaggagaagaagcgcaTTGTCACAGAGCCCTTGGAGCTCACGCAGGCGTTCCGCAACTTTGAGGGAGGCTCCAGTGCCTGGGAGCAGGTTGGATCTGGCGTGGATGTTACGCCCGAGACCTTCAAGCTGCCGACACCAAAGCCAGAGCCTCCtaaagaggagaagaaatAG
- a CDS encoding hypothetical protein (EggNog:ENOG503NX5U; COG:S), with amino-acid sequence MPLHHLMCGTWTPPGAIFTVEFDDEALTLKLIKRTEIPHDEPISWMTFDHAKKNLYGAAMKKWSSFAVKSPTEIVHEASHPMGGDPRANDADTNTRAIFLLAAKQPPYNVYCNPFYKHAGYGNVFNVSDTGALKDNVQNYPYQENTGIHGMVFDPTETYLYSADLTANKLWTHRKLPSGEVELVGSVDAPDAGDHPRWVAMHPSGNYLYALMEAGNRLCEYVIDPATHLPVYTHHSFPLIPPGIPQKDKETGKGLYRADVVALTFSGKYMFASSRANKFDLQGYWSAFKLRDCGSIEKQLALNPTPTSGGHSNAVSPCDFSDEWVAITDDQEGWLEMYRWQDEYLHRVARVRIPEPGFGMNAIWYD; translated from the exons atgcccctccaccacttGATGTGCGGCACCTGGACCCCTCCAGGGGCCATCTTCACCGTTGAGTTTGACGATGAGGCTTTGACTCTGAAGCTCATCAAGCGCACCGAGATTCCTCACGATGAGCCCATCTCGTGGATGACCTTTGAC CATGCCAAGAAGAACCTCTACGGCGCTGCCATGAAGAAATGGTCCAGCTTCGCCGTCAAGAGCCCGACCGAGATAGTCCACGAGGCGTCCCACCCCATGGGTGGTGATC CCCGCGCCAACGACGCAGACACCAACACCcgcgccatcttcctcctggCCGCCAAGCAGCCCCCTTACAACGTCTACTGCAATCCCTTCTACAAGCACGCCGGCTACGGTAACGTCTTCAATGTCTCCGACACGGGTGCCCTCAAGGACAATGTCCAGAACTACCCCTACCAAGAAAACACCGGCATCCACGGCATGGTCTTTGACCCAACCGAGACCTACCTGTACTCGGCCGACTTGACCGCCAACAAGCTGTGGACTCACCGCAAGCTCCCCTCGGGAGAGGTCGAGCTTGTCGGCAGCGTCGATGCCCCTGACGCTGGTGACCACCCTAGATGGGTAGCTATG CACCCCTCAGGCAACTACCTCTACGCCCTCATGGAAGCCGGCAACCGCCTCTGCGAATACGTCATTGACCCCgccacccacctccccgtctACACCCACCACTCCTTCCCCTTGATCCCCCCCGGAATCCCCCAAAAGGACAAGGAAACCGGCAAGGGCCTCTACCGCGCCGACGTCGTCGCGCTGACCTTTTCCGGCAAGTACATGTTTGCGTCGTCTCGGGCAAACAAGTTTGACCTTCAGGGGTACTGGTCTGCGTTCAAGCTGAGGGACTGCGGCTCGATTGAGAAGCAGCTTGCGCTGAACCCCACGCCGACGAGCGGCGGTCATTCCAACGCGGTGAGCCCGTGTGATTTTAGCGATGAGTGGGTTGCCATCACGGATGAtcaggaggggtggttggagatgTACAGGTGGCAGGATGAGTATTTGCAtagggtggcgagggtgaggattcCGGAGCCGGGGTTTGGGATGAATGCTATTTGGTATGATTAG
- the MET22 gene encoding 3'(2'),5'-bisphosphate nucleotidase (COG:F; COG:P; EggNog:ENOG503NU2N; BUSCO:EOG09262HP3): protein MPRDPSHKFRLPPLLLTSLLILILAAFIPSITPRLTLILSHLRSQSTTPKLAKMTSLYSRELEIAQLAVQRASILTKRVFHETSKGTVSKDDASPVTIGDFGAQALIISALKHNFPHDEIVAEEEATELRANPPLRDQIWELVRTTSLDDVAAEGLLGGGIKDADAMLDIIDQGNSKGGKVGRVWTIDPIDGTKGFLRGGQYAVCLALLEDGDVKVGAIGCPNLPVDDAAPLTADIGANATDDEGRGVLFSAVIGQGATSRPLKAGALAEGRSISMKPLTDMSNASFCESVEAGHSNQSESAQIAQKLGITKQSVRMDSQAKYGSIARGAGDIYLRLPTSKTYQEKIWDHAAGDLIVREAGGQVTDIKGNRLNFGVGRTLATNSGVIAAPKAVHSQVLSVVQEVLGVK from the coding sequence ATGCCTCGTGATCCCTCTCATAAATTCCGTCTTCCTCCCTTGTTACTCACCTCTCTCCTAATCCTCATCCTGGCGGCCTTCATCCCCTCCATAACCCCCcgcctcaccctcatcctctcccacctccgctcccaatccaccaccccaaagcTCGCCAAAATGACGTCCCTCTACTCCCGCGAGCTCGAAATCGCCCAGCTAGCCGTCCAACGCgcctccatcctcaccaaacGCGTCTTCCACGAGACCTCCAAAGGAACCGTCTCCAAAGACGACGCCTCCCCCGTCACCATCGGCGACTTCGGCGCCCAAGCCCTGATCATCTCCGCCCTCAAGCACAACTTCCCCCACGACGAAATCGtcgccgaggaagaggccaCCGAGCTCCGcgccaaccctcccctccgcgATCAAATCTGGGAGCTTGTCCGCACTACCAGCTTGGATGACGTCGCTGCTGAGGGGCTTTTGGGAGGCGGGATCAAGGATGCGGATGCAATGCTTGATATCATCGACCAAGGAAACAGCAAAGGTGGAAAAGTCGGGAGGGTCTGGACTATTGATCCAATTGATGGCACCAAGGGTTTTTTGAGAGGGGGGCAATACGCCGTTTGCCTTGCCCTGCTAGAGGACGGGGATGTCAAAGTGGGAGCGATTGGGTGTCCTAACTTGCCGGTTGACGATGCGGCACCTTTGACGGCCGATATCGGGGCTAATGCTACCGACGACGAAGGGAGGGGTGTGCTTTTTTCTGCGGTTATTGGACAGGGCGCAACGAGCAGACCTCtcaaggccggtgccctggCTGAGGGGAGGAGCATCTCTATGAAGCCTCTTACCGACATGTCCAACGCAAGCTTTTGCGAGAGCGTCGAGGCGGGGCACTCGAATCAGAGCGAGTCGGCGCAGATTGCGCAGAAGCTGGGGATTACCAAGCAGAGTGTGAGAATGGACTCGCAGGCCAAGTACGGGTCTATTGCCAGAGGCGCGGGAGATATCTACCTGCGTTTGCCGACTTCTAAGACATACCAGGAGAAGATCTGGGATCACGCTGCTGGTGATTTGATTGTGAGGGAAGCTGGCGGCCAGGTAACCGATATCAAGGGTAACCGTCTGAATTTTGGCGTGGGGAGGACGTTGGCCACCAACAGCGGTGTCATTGCTGCGCCAAAGGCTGTTCACAGCCAAGTCCTGAGCGTCGTTCAGGAGGTCCTGGGTGTAAAATAA
- a CDS encoding hypothetical protein (EggNog:ENOG503PYF6), whose translation MPRRQRARHAREHWDARRQPKKRKSVANKPAPISWATSDAVKAGFRGGPSSPRKHTSTTSDGGNTLEPSSGYSLRRRTRGKDQRLLGTSAEKQQDEGHLCTSQDGVNSDGGTMNSWMHENASNITTLQDRIIEENIEAETTPKTRIDAATVQENRRRLRESEEMARRKAIAKYQLTNDPEVFRPFLAPFIASGEHERELGEWQWDAEVERYWRMNKTTGTKVWEPLWESFI comes from the exons ATGCCCAGAAGGCAAAGGGCCCGCCACGCCCGTGAACATTGGGATGCCCGCCGACAGCCCAAGAAGCGCAAGTCCGTCGCCAATAAGCCAGCTCCAATCTCTTGGGCAACCTCGGATGCCGTAAAAGCTGGCTTCAGAGGAGGTCCCTCGTCACCCCGCAAACACACGAGTACCACCAGCGATGGTGGCAACACGCTAGAGCCAAGCAGTGGTTACAGTCTCAGACGGCGGACGAGGGGCAAAGACCAGCGTTTGCTTGGCACATCAGCAGAGAAACAACAAGATGAAGGTCATCTATGTACTAGCCAGGATGGTGTCAACAGTGATGGTGGTACCATGAATAG TTGGATGCACGAAAATGCCTCCAACATTACAACTCTCCAGGATCGAATTATCGAAGAGAATATCGAGGCTGAGACTACGCCCAAAACTCGAATCGATGCAGCCACGGTCCAAGAAAACCGCCGACGGCTACGCGAGAGCGAAGAGATGGCACGGCGTAAGGCAATTGCAAAGTATCAGCTCACCAACGACCCCGAGGTCTTCAGGCCGTTCCTGGCGCCCTTTATCGCGAGTGGGGAACACGAACGGGAGCTGGGCGAGTGGCAATGGGACGCTGAGGTGGAGCGCTATTGGAGGATGAACAAAACGACCGGGACAAAGGTCTGGGAACCTCTGTGGGAGTCGTTTATTTGA
- a CDS encoding hypothetical protein (COG:E; EggNog:ENOG503NYIE) — protein sequence MASDKPAHRFDPNFTKNVIEGMGPATTPRNREVLGALIRHIHDFAREVELTVDEWMEGVKFVNALGEIYYTSNKTRNETHRICDVLGLESLVDEIAHKIISEGELDPTSSSILGPFWSPNAPFRELGGEIFQDGVPPNGRVTKMHGVIRDIITGQPIPGAVFDIWQASANGKYDFQDPENQTPNNLRGKFRANEKGEYWFYCLHPTAYSLPRDGPSWQLLSLMDRHPMRPAHIHIMVTHPDYQGCTTQLYPNDDPWVKSDTVFAVKDDLVVDFQPIKEKDPKAVLELEYNVNLAPKGYKGKI from the coding sequence ATGGCCTCCGACAAGCCCGCTCACCGTTTCGaccccaacttcaccaaGAATGTCATTGAGGGCATGGGTCCCGCCACTACCCCCCGCAACCGCGAGGTTCTCGGTGCTCTGATCCGCCACATCCACGACTTTGCTCGTGAGGTCGAGCTCACCGTCGACGAGTGGATGGAGGGTGTCAAGTTCGTCAACGCCCTTGGCGAGATCTACTACACCTCCAACAAGACCCGCAACGAGACCCACCGCATCTGCGACGTTCTCGGCCTCGAGTCCCTCGTCGATGAGATCGCCCACAAGATCATCTCCGAGGGCGAGCTCGaccctacctcctcctccattctCGGCCCCTTCTGGTCCCCCAACGCTCCCTTCCGTGAGCTCGGTGGTGAGATCTTCCAGGACGGCGTTCCCCCCAACGGCCGCGTCACCAAGATGCACGGTGTGATCCGCGACATCATTACCGGCCAGCCCATCCCCGGCGCCGTCTTCGACATCTGGCAAGCCTCCGCCAACGGCAAGTACGACTTCCAGGACCCCGAGAACCagacccccaacaacctccgtGGCAAGTTCCGCGCCAACGAGAAGGGCGAGTACTGGTTCTACTGCCTCCACCCCACCGcctactccctcccccgcgaCGGCCCCTCGTGGcagctcctctccctcatggACCGCCACCCCATGCGCCCCGCccacatccacatcatgGTCACCCACCCCGACTACCAGGGCTGCACCACCCAGCTCTACCCCAACGACGACCCCTGGGTCAAGTCCGACACCGTCTTCGCCGTCAAGGACGACCTCGTTGTCGACTTCCAGcccatcaaggagaaggaccCCAAGGCCGTCCTCGAGCTCGAGTACAACGTCAACCTTGCTCCCAAGGGCTACAAGGGCAAGATCTAA